The following DNA comes from Miscanthus floridulus cultivar M001 chromosome 5, ASM1932011v1, whole genome shotgun sequence.
TCGGAATAAATTTGAGGACGCAAATTTGGGTGCTGCTATTGgagtgaagaaaaaaaaactatgccGACAAAAATAGAAAGAGCATCCAAATCGAATGTAGTGGCCCTGATTTGGGTGCCCCTGCTAGAGTTGCTCTAAGGCAATAGCTACCTCTGCAGGAATTATTGGCATCCTACAGGTCACtgcttcttgcttctctctttcACGAGAGACTCCGATGTGGAGTGGTGAGACCACTGTCGATGCTGCAGCGTTGGACCTGGCCTTGCAGACTTGCAGTGCAAAAAATCGAACTTGCAATCATTATAACAACAGCAATGCGAGATTTGTTCGGTCAGTTTGTAGGAAGAAGTCGTTATTTACCCAACTTTATAATGGAAAATTTTAGTGTCCAAACTGGATGTTGTTTGTCTACTCCTAAACATGGACCAGCTAGCAACACGGCTTCAAACTTCTGAAGATATTCAAGGCATACCGCATACGTGTCTCATTCCTGAAGCAATTAAGGACTGCACCAACTCGGAAACTTTCAGGTCACCAGTGTCGGCCCTGCTGTTCTTCCACTAGCGTCGCCGTCGGCCTCCCCAATCCCCTGGAATATCCAGATTGCCCCCCACAATGCAGGTCGCTTGAGCCTCTTTCCCCTCTAGTGGTCTAATCCGTGCGCCCTCGTGACTGGCAAGACGAAGCAGAACTGGGAAAATCACTTGGTGCCGACATAGCCCAGTGCAGCTTTACCTTACTTTGATGGAACATGAACATGATGAAGCGAATTGGCAAGACGTCGTCAAAAAGCAGGAGGGCCGCCGGCTGCGTGACCGGACCCGCCgctgatccgatcacctggagcGCGTGCTGCTTGCTGGTGGCGCTACACGACCacgcccgccgccggcgccgaACAATGAACCGTTCAAAGCCGTTGCGCTACGTGTCCAACACACCGGGGAGCCACAGACGCAGGGCGCCGCACGCGCGCGCGTGCCGGTCGATGCTGGCGAGAAGTAGGCGGGCGCGTGCGCTCCAGTCCAGCTGCCCCCTGCTGCGGCCCTGCCCAGGCGCGCGCGAGGTGCATGCATACGGGGCTCGTGGATCGCTTTTTGGAACGGAGGCGCCGCATACGTAGAGGCGCCAGGCACCAGACATCATTAGCCTGGACCGGGAGAATTGTAGAAAATGGGGTTCAAAAGCGGCACACGAATCGGCCGTGTTGGACTCGGTCGCCTGGGACTGGGACTCCTGTGTCTGGTCTGGGAGGCTCGAACCTGGTGGGACGGAAACACGGAGTGGACTCGAAAGCGGAAAGGAGCTCGGCCGCGAGACCCGGGGCGGTCGGGGCGGACCGGCGCAGGGCTCCTGCCTGCGGCATCGGGCCAGGCGTTGCACGGTCGAGCCCAGCTCCGTGTAGCCCGTGTATAGTTAGAGGGCTCGTTAGTTCCAGCCCTGTGGGCTGGAAGCTTGAACTCGTTGGGCCATTCTGGTATCCAGCACCACTGTGATGGCTCAGTCCGTGCTCGCGTGCGACAGGCAGCGGCGACCACAAGAAGCCGCAAGGCGATGAAACGTCGTGAAAGATCCACGTTCACTTCGCACGGCCAGCTCCGTGGTGAGTCGGACACCGCTCGGCGCTTGCTTGTGACTTTACACAGCATCTGTCCTCGACCAATGTTGTTCATGGACGACGACCCTAGTGATGCTCTAGACAGTCAAGACTCAGGAGTCACAGTCATACAGCGATACCGACGCAATAGTCTTCGCCGTTGTTTATTTGCCGAAACAAGGGGAGAGCAAGACGCGAGCGCCCACCGCCTGTTTACGGCCAGTGAAAAGACTCGAGCGTCATGGGATGCATCAAAGGTTCGCTTTCATTACCCGAACAGCACAGACCCAAGACCGAAATTTTCTTCGGGCGGTGCAGCCTGTTGGACACGATCGAGGCTACGGACAAACTCGACACCGGCGAGATCACGCCGTGCAGTAGCAGGCCGACACGTGCCCACCACCGGCCCTTCTCCTGTGGGACAAAGCCGACGGCCGCTGCCGCTTGGAGTATCTTGCAGCGGTTGCCTACAAGATCGCTAGCTGTACGTAACCAGCCGCGCCGTCAGGACACGGTGCCCCATCCGCGTGCTGGCACGGGGGCGATGGACACTTGACAgcccaggccttgtttagtttccatcaaaattccaagttttttcactctctctctatcacatcaatttttagacgcttgcatggagtattaaatatagataaaaaaaataactaattacacagtttagttgaaaattacgagatgaatcttttgagcctagttggtccacgattagacaatatttgccaaataaaacgaaaatggtactattcatccggttgaaaaaactttcgatctaaacaaggccccagtaGCCAACTGATGACCGTCCAACCGCCGGAGTACGTCCTGATCGGCAGCTGCCTGATCCCGAGACTGCCTAGCTGAATCACAATTCACAATCCCGAAGTTGTCTCTTGTGCACGCAGTAGCGCACTTTGAAACTGTATGCCGCTCCTGTTGGCTCAGTATATTCAGTCGCCAGCTTAACGTCCTCTCCTCCATTCGAAGAGAACTCTGATCGTCTGGTGTGCAGTGCAGGCTGACCGACGAGTGGAAATGGTCGCTCTCTCCAAGCTAGCCTTGGTGTCTGCAGTGGCGCTGCTGGGCTGGGCGTACCAGGCCACCCGGCCGCCGCCCACGGCGATCCTGGGCGCCCCAGGAGGGCCGCCAATCACCTCCCCTCGAATCCGGCTCAAAGACGGACGGCACCTGGCCTACAGGGAGGAAGGAGTGCGCAGGGAGAACGCCAGGTTCAGGATCATCTTCATCCATGGCTTCTCCTCCACCAAGGAGAGTGGCTTCCCCGTGTCCCAGGTAACAACCGACTGTTCTTGATCGCTTCGTAAACTGGAATTGAGCAGCTGTTGTGTTGTGTGCATGTTCGGCTGTTCGTATTCCAGAGTTCGTTGGGTTGTTAACGCTCGGGCCTCCACGACTGCATGCAGGAGCTTGTGGAGGAGCTCGGCATATACACGCTCTTCTTCGACAGAGCCGGGTACGGTGACAGCGACGCCAACCCGAAGCGTAGCCTCAAGAGTGACGCCACGGACGTCGAGGAGCTCGCCGACGCGCTGCAGCTCGGGGACAAGTTCTACGTGGTAGGGTGCTCCATGGGCGGCTACCCAGCGTGGAGCTGCCTCAACTATATTCCGCACAGGTCGGTTAAAGATAGGGATAGCCGCTTGCACGCCACCATCTCCATTCAGGTGATCGATCAGCTTGTATCTTCTGAATGGGTGGCTCGATCGGTCGTTGCAGGCTGGCCGGAGTGGCTCTGGCCGCGCCGGCGGTTAACTACTGGTGGCCACTGCCTGCCAACGTGTCCAGGACCGCGTACGGGAAGCTCGACGTCCGGGACCGTAGGACCTTCTGGATCGCGCACCACGCGCCGTCGCTGCTCCACGCCTGGCTCGCGCAGAAGTGGTTCCGGGTGTCGCCGATCGTCAGGGGCGAGCGCGACGCGTTCACCGGCAAGGACTGGGAGATCCTCACCGAGCTCTGGAGGAAGCAGCGCGAGAGCGGCCAGCTGGTTCCGGTACGAATTGAAAATCCACGATGAATCCAGACACGTTCGGTTTCTACGACTTTTACCCGTAGATAGGAGTACTACTGACGTGGGGAAAAACTACTTGTTTTCTCTAGGCCAAAGCAACGCAGCAGGGGACCTACGAGTCACTGTGCCGCGACGCGACGATCCTATTCGGCACGTGGGAGTTCGATCCCACGGAGATCAAGAACCCGTTCCCCGAAGGGGAGGGCGTCGTCAGCATCTGGCAGGGGTACCGGGACAAGATCGTCCAGGTGGAGATCCAGCGGTACGTGGCGCAGAAGCTGCCGTGGGTGCGGTACCACGAGCACCCCGAGGCCGGGCACGCGCTCCCGGACATGGACGGGGTCGGGGACGAGATCATCAGGGAGCTCTTGCTCGGCGACGGCGAGGCGCCGCGAGGCTTGCAGTTGCAGAGCGACCTGCGCCAGGATGGCTGAACGTGGGGAAAAGGTTGGTGAAGAAATTATAAACGAGTAGATATTATTCGcatataactggagaataaacggTGTTGCCCCAAGTCAGTGCGACGATGGCTTGACGAGAGTTGGGCAGTGCAAGAAGTCAGTGGTTGATGAACTTCAGTTGATGGATTTAGCTGGCCAGTAGTGTGTCACGCTACTTGGTCCACATTGATGGGTTAAGAGACGCTACCCAGTTAAAATGTTAGGCGGGCCGTTACGGTGATTTAAATTAGGCTGTGCCAGACACATAAATTCAGATTCAGGCTGTGATCTGAACAATGGCATATCATTCGTCAGAGAAAGCTGTCATAGTTTTGTGTGGCGTTAATAACCCATATATATACCAATTcagtctgttcgtttgttggttacAGTCAGAGCTTATGGtacgatatttttctctcataacaaaccagcaccaactgaacttatcagctcagaaacccACCAACGAAAAGGCTCAATACCGCATCTTAAAGCTTTGATAGTCTGTTTTTACACGGTTCGAACCTCCGCTGAGAAGTAGTATGGCCATCCGACCACCCCGTGTCGGGGATCCGTAGCCTGTGCAGGTTTGCAGAGTAAATGATCAGCTTGTAGAACAGGGCAAAGCCGACAGCATTGCTGTTGCTGCAAGCTCTGCGTCACCGGAGAAGCACGGAGCGGGACACCGATGCGCATTGGACAGTGTTTTCAGTTTTTATTATCCGTGGAATTTGTGACGAGCAACGGCCCACTACTATGACGATTAGTTTTGGGGCCATATCTTACCGAGCTTTCGTAGCCTGAGCATGTCCATGTCATAATCCAACCCCTCTGGCTGAGGCTGCCACAGAACACAAAATCCAGCACTCTCGGCCCATGGATTGTCGAACGAAAAGTGTTAGAAATATAATTAGTTGATCAATTAAGAGATAATAATTGtatcaatcagcctgttcgcttgatcgtattcggcttataagtcatgtcttatcagccaacgaataatattttttttctcacaccaaatcagccaacagtactttcagccatgacttataagctaaaCAAGCTCAAACGAACAGTGCGATTAAACATATGCTAAGTGCTATGGGGGCACATGATAATTAGAATTAGTGCTAATGTAATATCATACTGGACCTTTTCGGTGGGGTGAACGTGCATGAACTCATCCCTTGAACAGATATCATTTATTCATTTGGACAACACATCAGTAAACACAATCGTTCGTTCCTTTTATCTCTTGTTCAATTTACATTAAACTCTACTTTCAACACTTTATCACGCACGATGATCTGCAAGAGTAATCGGCCACATGGTCTTTATCGAGTACAAGAAAATTCTCCTGCCGAACGATAATGCTGAATTATCTTGCCCGTCTCAAACCAAATGCGCCCTAACTACGTGAAATTCATAGTACATTTCATCATGCAATGGCTAAACCTTCCCTGCAGTCATTCTAGGCGTGCCAATCGGCAGCTTGCAAGCGGCATGGCATTTGGTGGGAAGCTGCAAGCGCCCGACGGGGCAGTGGCGGGATGTGGGTACGGGGTACCTGCTtcttgtaattttttttaaattttaacactttttcgaatttaattttaaatctaacgctctcgattttttttaaactaacacttttggccacgcctattgtcCTGGcatggccaaatgcctgtgccgcgccatgcatggtggcgtggcagaGGGCTAACGTGGCGACGACCAGAAGCGCTGAaagctgacgtggcagggctctgccgcgccaccgatcttggcgcggcagtgtcgcgccctgatccatggcgcggcagagccgaatataaCTTCCGCCGCGGCCAGTCCCGCTGCCCGAGCATCAAAGCGGCCTAGGTgtcgctcccgctcccgctcccgcccgtcgccaagcacgccggccgccgcgccatGAACGGCGGCAACCCGGTCCTCCATTgctgcctccctcccttcccttccattccccggtcgcctccctccctcctcgtccttgttcaaggtaatgacgcatattttattttcgtttgaatggtggatatgatattatgaatgggagttaaggttagtaggaaaattatgtttgggaactatggtgaagatattagtgtaattttatcaatgttaaggttaattatttagttagaagtatgtttgtcatgtatatttttgttgctataattggtgtttataatattttagttgcattgcaaatgattacattttacattaatttgcgttgttttaattggtgtttaatttgaaccgttttactagatggaagacatgtttcgggagcagttatggcgaaaacggggtcgtcctagagaaatataccccgacgagtctagcaaatatgcccccgtccctcctgaactctctgtccctaattgtgactgtggttgtccggccgacgtgtttcaatcgagacatccggacacagcggctcgttgcttctacacgtgcagtcgttttaatataagtaattgtttccgtatatttttcttcttcatttgtattactaggttactaatattttgttgagtttttgttgtgtaggcccatgagaggtgttttttctttcagtggatcgacggtgcagacaagtttgaccccaggtacctccttttcgacgattggtggagagggcgacatccacgagagcacttcgagcggtgggttccacctccccctaacccccctccaatgacggctaaggagaagcacttagccgcagttagacgacttgaggaacctcctctgtgccattgcggagaccgagccatgataaaccctgacaatacgttggagtttgtgtgtccaaacaagcatgaagtaagtgcaaagtgtatgtgttgaaatgttgagctatatatgtcatgtactaatgtcacattatttaggtgtattcaatgacgaagtgttgtttcaaggagtggttgtatgttcctaagaacaaatggcccgaagaacctccaaaagcaaaacaaaagaagaaagaaaggttaatttacaaagcaccaccaGTCAAGTGTGAATATGGTGTTAAttctaactatggcctagtcccttcggagcttggaatagaccattattgcggccatatagttgagtacgaagaggttcgttatttttgtggttaacatgaaatcatattttgtttcttttgttaagacatatatgatataatatttcttttgaacagagcactaggaaatgcaggtgggaacgttacgatggtcaagctaagttcttggatgaactgaagaagaggcaactaattgcaaggaagaggggatatggacctgactatgtcaacctattcgttaaacatcacaaagaaaagatgcgtgagtttgctaaacaacgcggtatttgtaacccgatcgatgttgggcttaacaaatggggattagaGAGACAGATGATGTtaaaggaggagagggcaaggaaggaggtaagggaggagacaagagtacagaggtaggtcttgaacgagcatgttgttgtattatgtgccagtgagtgtttGAACGCCTATTTTGTTGTCTGAttgtaaatgtaatataatcacgttgctaactgattgcattttatacatgaagggattggatacagcaaggaacatgccgcagaggtggcttgtgcaaggtacgaggaaaagaagttagatgagcacagaaagcgagctggtcgcaccgttgaatcaccgattgtgttgtctgatgagggggacgaggatgaggacgacactgccagacttagTGAGCTAATTGCTGTAGCAGAGGCacgcttgcaggcggaggaggatgagtgaaaggacctaggatgtcgcctagaggggggtgaataggcattttttgaaaattaacacctttaaatgcggaaatgattagtaaagggagtttccaaaatggaaactccaaataagagtaataccatccctcacaagttagccacagagtattaaaggtataaagaatatatctagaagctacaaccttgcaacacaaagttagaacagc
Coding sequences within:
- the LOC136453620 gene encoding uncharacterized protein, with product MVALSKLALVSAVALLGWAYQATRPPPTAILGAPGGPPITSPRIRLKDGRHLAYREEGVRRENARFRIIFIHGFSSTKESGFPVSQELVEELGIYTLFFDRAGYGDSDANPKRSLKSDATDVEELADALQLGDKFYVVGCSMGGYPAWSCLNYIPHRLAGVALAAPAVNYWWPLPANVSRTAYGKLDVRDRRTFWIAHHAPSLLHAWLAQKWFRVSPIVRGERDAFTGKDWEILTELWRKQRESGQLVPAKATQQGTYESLCRDATILFGTWEFDPTEIKNPFPEGEGVVSIWQGYRDKIVQVEIQRYVAQKLPWVRYHEHPEAGHALPDMDGVGDEIIRELLLGDGEAPRGLQLQSDLRQDG